cattggttagttctacattgctgcttcactgagtgattttaaaatgatttttcgtCGAAAACCTTccatgttttaaaattaaatgtcaaCTGCCCCGCAGCGCAGGTGCCTTTCAATTCCCGTACAATGATGATAAATGTTTtgccttaagtaggtatatatatgaatgattagcttatgctcgcgacttcgtccgcgtggactacataaatttaaaaccccCTTTTCAACCCCTTAGTATTCGcttagaaagggtttttgaaaattcaacccggattttcaaaaacccttagcggatgcttacgtcataatagctatctgcgtgcccaatttcagccccatccgtttaatagtttgagctgtgcgttgatagatcagtcagtcagtcagtcagtcacctttccttttatatatttagataaatttccAGACCAGCGTGATCTGTGGTTATAGTGAaacctaaataatattttcgatAATTCAAGCGAATCGGCGACCATCTGCAAGTTATGCacaataattaaacttttacgatATAGtgcacattataatattatcgccATTTTATCACATTTGTACTATAGGTTAGCTCGTATCAGCATGTTATTTTTACACGAATCTCTTTGAAATGGATGAATCATACGAAAAAGATCTTACTGTAACCAATACCACTAAGACATCATGGACACCGCTATTAAGACAGGTGACAATTTTGTTTACGTTGTATTCATGTCATCgtctaattaaaaatattcaattcaatatttttaaatttaaagttacGTTATATGACGATGAATGCCTGATTCAATATGTTGTGAAATTCTAATATTTATCATAGAAGTTACAATCAAAACCTCCTCAACCAAGTCCAGTTTAAACTAAGTATTTTTAGTTGCAAAAGCAGTcaatagtacctaataatacgAAAAAGGGTACAAGGGAAGAAACACACAGGTTTAAAGTCCCGACATGATTTCCACTGATGTTGCATTCTGTGTTAAACGTTCTTTACTAAAACCTTCTGCTAAATTTATATCCTAAGCATAAGTTTTTCGTCTTAAATGTTTTAACCGTTTTTATAGCAGTAGTGCTAGTGCTTGTGAGCGGTcagaataaaatttttttacaaaaaaaataaaaaccgacttcgatacacaaacactaaaaattgaaaaataatttaatttattaccgaatatcttatgtatacaagagttaatatagttccctaataaaatttttagtgccggtgccaattagcttcagctgcgcgaatcgtctagactttgaatttttatgagactccacaatggcacctcattggcaccgaccccaaaaaatattattatggaactatatttactcttgtatacataagatattcggtaataaattaaattatttttcaatttttagtgtttgtgtatcgaagtcggttttcattttttttgtaaaaaaattttatttcacaatttttagtggccccatggaattatgctatgactggttaaaaatctactgtttactaagcttatacactgatcgcgagcaatttactcttatccgtggaggagttccagtatctatctacgaagatgttcatcagatcttcaccaaatttaaatgggaccaactttgaagtataccctttcaaacaaaaaaaaattttcaaaatcggtccaggcgtcttcgagtaatcggggaacatacaaaaaaaaaaaaaaaaaaaaaaaaaaaagattccgacgaattgagaacctcctcctttttttgaagtcggttaaaaattgctTCAACTGTACCCACTACCCAGTCTATCCTACTTTTAACTGTTTTCGCAGTTAATAAATGGTTTTTAAGAGATAAGAGTTTTGACTGCAACAAAGTCATAGCATAGtcagtattttaatttaatatatgtttaaaataataaatgtctaTTGTCTATTTTGCTTTAGACTTCTGTTTGGTTGCAGATGTTTGTATGCAGTGGAGTGACAGTaacctattttatttatggaTTATTCTTTGGTGCCACGACAGTTCTTGTTCCACAAATACGGAAAGAAGCAAATTCAACAGAGGCTATTAGCATGGAAGCAGCGTCTTGGTTgagtgagtttatattttatttcaacaatTTAAATTATACGTACACACATGGAACtcattatgacatagacatatTTATTTCAGTGTCAATCTCCAGTTACGGGTCTCTTCCAATGGCCTTAATGTTTCCCGTAATTGCAAAAAGATATGGAAGAAAAGTACCATACGTCATTTTGTGGTTAAATACATTAGTATgcgttttattgttttattttagtacaAGTATGACTGAACTTTTAATATGTGGGTTTTTACAAGGAATGTTTCCTGCAGCACATTTGACGATCGCTATCATGATGCTTACTGAATATGTTTCCCCTAAGTATAGAGGTATATTTCTCACTTTTAAAGCTGCAACATTTTTTTGGGGTATTTGGATATCAAACGCTATTGGAACCTTTTACCATTGGAAAAATATTGGcatattgatatttatttgctGTCTCTACAATGTGAGCTCATTATTCTGGCCCGAGTCACCAGTTTGGTTGGCCACTAAGGGACGTTTTGAAGAGTGTGCAAAATGTCATCGCTGGTTAAAGGGAGACGACACAAATTCTGAAGAAGAATTAAAACAGCTCATACGTTCGCAAAAAGAGAATTTAAGACGAAAACAAGAACTTCAATTAGTTAAACAAATAAACtgctttattaaattatattactcCATTACAGCTAAAAGGTTTTATAAACCATTAATATTTTGTCTACTAACAACATGCCTCTATCATTTTTCTGGAAAGTTGGCTTGTACAGGATACattatagatattataaaaacaatcaCTGTAAATGAATCGACAGCATACGAGGGAATGCTTGTGTTAGACGGTATTACAGTGCTTGGGATGTATGTTGGCGTTTTCTTTAGTAAAATTCTAAAACGACGTACTTTGTTGTTAGGTTCTGCATTTATAGgagtaatatttttgtttattttatcaacctatttatatttagtacatTTGAAAGTCATATCAGAAAAGAAATATTTGACTTTATTCATTTTAGTTGGTTTTTCTCTAGCCATTAGTTGCGGTCCTATCATAATGTGTAAGTGTTTGGCAAGCGAATTGACACCTATAAAATGCAGgagtttatttttaagtatttttgcattgctaaataATACTGTTATGGGTACTGTTTTAAAATtgtttccttttatttttaaatattttgattcaCACGGAGCATTTTTATTCTACGCTTTAGTGTCGtcgatatttatttatattctttaCAAAGTATTACCTGAAACAAAGGATAAAACAATTTTAGAAGTAGAGAAATATTTTTCAGGCAATGTtgtaaaagaagaagaaaaattgATGAATGAAGAAGCTTGTTTAAAATAATTCTTATCAATAATTTTTGATACAGCATTAACGACAGgcaattgtttttaaaaagtggaatagttatactatAAGTCTCGTAacttgctattacgctggaaccatgtctcattaacatcgaaatgacgtcattttgacgtcagtcgaaataaaaaaataccatcagctcgaaactttagtctagtgctggcgtcactaaaatggcggccacgcgcattagcgattcgcgggacttatatgcgaaaaaatattattttttataatatgtaataaaattttaaatattgcaTTTTTTTAACCTAATTTATTTCTACTTCCTTCTGTTTACTGGTAGTGTTTAACATGTATGTTAAACACTACCAGTACAGTTATGTTGTGTACCTAAGCGTAAGTATACAGTGTGGGATAAAATTAAGGGCCCTAGAGGGCAGCTACCTCAAATCCTTAAGTTAGATCATTTTACTAAAAGAAAACAttctcttatttttaaaatgaaacaaaactgcattcaaagatatattttttaaattagcttGAAAGTGAACGACACGTTGTTATAATTTTCTTATAACTCTAATATCCAAAGACATTGTATGAAGTAAAAGCTT
The DNA window shown above is from Maniola hyperantus chromosome 10, iAphHyp1.2, whole genome shotgun sequence and carries:
- the LOC138402933 gene encoding facilitated trehalose transporter Tret1-2 homolog, with protein sequence MDESYEKDLTVTNTTKTSWTPLLRQMFVCSGVTVTYFIYGLFFGATTVLVPQIRKEANSTEAISMEAASWLMSISSYGSLPMALMFPVIAKRYGRKVPYVILWLNTLVCVLLFYFSTSMTELLICGFLQGMFPAAHLTIAIMMLTEYVSPKYRGIFLTFKAATFFWGIWISNAIGTFYHWKNIGILIFICCLYNVSSLFWPESPVWLATKGRFEECAKCHRWLKGDDTNSEEELKQLIRSQKENLRRKQELQLVKQINCFIKLYYSITAKRFYKPLIFCLLTTCLYHFSGKLACTGYIIDIIKTITVNESTAYEGMLVLDGITVLGMYVGVFFSKILKRRTLLLGSAFIGVIFLFILSTYLYLVHLKVISEKKYLTLFILVGFSLAISCGPIIMCKCLASELTPIKCRSLFLSIFALLNNTVMGTVLKLFPFIFKYFDSHGAFLFYALVSSIFIYILYKVLPETKDKTILEVEKYFSGNVVKEEEKLMNEEACLK